A stretch of DNA from Sugiyamaella lignohabitans strain CBS 10342 chromosome B, complete sequence:
CAGGTACTTCTCAGGCATCTCATGGTTATGACAGACGAAATAACGAGGGTGCCAATTTCGATCCTCATGAAATTTTTAGTGATATCTCTGATAAcgaggaagaggagaatGACGGGTGGGATGAACTGAATTCCGAGTCTGAGGATGAATTCGTCAATCGAGATAATTCCAAAAAACGTGGCAGAGGACGAGGTGGGTACAGAGAGCCTGAATTGAGTCCTGAAGTTACGAAATTGCTTGCTGAAGCGTCTTTGGCatattcaaatcaagaCACTGATACTGCTATTCAACTGattgaagaagcaattACTCTAGACCCGTCGGCTCGTAGGGCATATATTTTACTTGCTGCGATATATGAAGATACCGGTGACTGGCATAAAGTGCTAGCAGCAAAGATCACTGCTGTTCAtttgaacaaaaagaatTATGACGAGTGGATAGAGTGTGCTCAATTGAGTGAGGATCTGGGTAATCCTGCTCAGGCCGTTGAGTTCTACGGTCAAGCTCTACGAGTGAATCCTCAGAAAGTAGATGTTCAGCTGAAAAGAGTCGAGCTTTTACGCCAAATTGGCAATTATACTCGAGCACTTAAAGCAGCATTGAATATCCGACAGAATTTATTCTATTTGATAGATGATGTGTCACAAAAGTCTAATTTGATCATGGATCTGGCTATTTCTTTGAAATCGTTAGGAAGAGCTCGTGAAGCAATTGAGATTTATGAAGATATTCTTGCTCAGAATATCCGTTATGATGATATCAAACGAAAGAGGGAGCTAGAAGGTGAAGAGGAGCCAGAGTCGGATTCTGATTTGGATTCTGATGATCTTTCCGATGGCGATGATGAAACTAATGGTAGAAGGCGGCGGCGGCGGCCAAGAAGAGACAAGTATGAACCAGAAATCCCCTTTTTGTTTAACGAGTTAAACAATCTAGCTGAATTATATTACTATGAGAAAGACTTTTCGAAGGTCCTGACGACGGTAAGAGACGTAGCTCGGTTCTTGAATGGACGAAAGGAAGAAACCTGGTGGAAAGAAGTCAAGACAGATGCCGAGTTTGATGAACGAAGGAAGAAACTTGCCAAGTTCAAATTGTCTCCTTATGCAAATGACGACTCCAAGTTCGAGCTTCCTATCGATATCAGATACTGGCTAGTATTAAGCCGTCTTGAGCTCGATAAAGATCCTTCAGAAGCTCTTAATCATGTCAAGATTCTTCAAACATTCCCGCCTCTCCATTACTCAGATCTGTATCTATCCATCGGAGAAGCCCTATACACACATGGCCATTATGCCCCGGCGCTGGAGCTTTTCGAAGCACTAGAAGGATACGATGAGTTCAGAGATGTCAACCTGGAAATCTTCATTGCCAAATGTTTATTCCAACAAAAGCATTTTGACGATGCTGAAAGACGGTATATTGAGGTGATCCAAGTGCAACCCGACAATATTGAAGCACTAGTAGCACTGGCCGAACTGTACGGTGCAAGTAATCGTATTAGTGAAGCTAGGGATTTGATTGCCAAAGTGAATACCTTGCGGTCGACAGAAGACCAGCAGGTTGCCACTACTGACCAGCACGCTCAACCTGAAGTAGTGATTGAAGGGGGTGAAGAGAACCGATATTCGACACCTGATTTCATTAATCGAGACCCTGCTGGACTCAGAAAACCAAGTAAATACAGACGACTTACTCATATCGAGAGAGTGCAACGAGAACGAGATGCTGAAAACCTGACTGAAGACAGGTTCAGACAACTCAAACGATATGATCAAGGCCGGTTCCAGGGAAACCCCGCTGCTATTTCCGAATGGCTACGGAACGCCACTGGTCTTATATACTCGTTCAAGTCATACAGAAGATTCTTCTATTCAGAGAAAAGTAAGATGTTCTCTTCGTTTGAGAAAAAGTATAACACCGGAACCATTGAAGAGCGAATTGAGCATCTATCAAATAGAATCACCGAACAGGAACTggacgaggatgaagacgatgatgtGAGCGAGCAAGCCATCAGAGATCCAGCCAAGTTCAGAAACATCACTTTTGAAGACtggtttgatatttttatgGAGACAGCGCTGCTCAAGGCGAGATACGAGagtcctgctgctgcgtTTGAGGTGATAGAAATCGCCCGTAATGCTACTGTGTTCCATCTCGACCCGACAAGAGTGATTAAAATCAACCTTGTCGACCTTACATGTGCATACATCACCAAAGAGTTTGGTAGTGCCAACGACAGCATGCGTTTATTTATGAATTCACACCAGATTTACAACGATATCTACCGATTATACGGAGCTATATTCTGTTCAGgaaatgctgctactgagaTGTTCCGCGACGTCAAGAACCAGAAATTCTTTCTTCGACAAGTAAAAGCAGTCGACTCTCTTGTCCAGAAGAAAGATATAGCAGGAGCATCTAAAATCTACGACAAATCGCTAGTACTCACTCAAGAGAGTCCTGTACTACTTCTACTCTACGGACATATCATGCTGTTGGGAAAAAGTTACGTTTCGTGTCTGATCTATCTGCTACGAGTATACGCCCTCAAGCCCAAAGACACTCTCCTCCTGCTGACCATGGGCCTTGTCCACGTTCACCGTGCTCTCCAGAGACAAACGACAAACCGCCATCTCCAAATCGTACAGGGTTTAAGCTATCTGCTCGAATACTACGACGAACGAGGCAAAAAAGGTATTCACGAGCAGCAGGAAGCCGACTATAACATGGGCCGCATCTTCCACCTCCTCGGACTCAACTCGTTCGCGGTCGAGTATTACAACCGCGTGCTGGCAGCACCACAACACCAACTCGACCCGGACTACGACCTCCGCTCCGAGGCTGCCTATAATCTGCACCTCATTTACATGATCTCGGGCAATCCCAGGCTCGCACGGGCCATTCTGGATAAATATCTTGTAATTTGACGACCTTTTTTGCTGTGGtggcatgcctccggcggctggggctgcgccccagaccccgcggcttctctcgctgcgctcgagtcgggcgtcggggaCTTCAGAAGggctttttttctttgggAGAGGGTGGGTTGGATTGAGTCAGAGTCCGTCAAGTCGTCAGGGAGGAAAAGGGATCGGCGCTCAGGGGTAGGGACCCGTGCAGCACGCTCGCAGCTACAGCGGCAGTT
This window harbors:
- the TFC4 gene encoding transcription factor TFIIIC subunit TFC4; this encodes MNEFWVDPALRAQSEDPEPDSDYVMAGTSQASHGYDRRNNEGANFDPHEIFSDISDNEEEENDGWDELNSESEDEFVNRDNSKKRGRGRGGYREPELSPEVTKLLAEASLAYSNQDTDTAIQLIEEAITLDPSARRAYILLAAIYEDTGDWHKVLAAKITAVHLNKKNYDEWIECAQLSEDLGNPAQAVEFYGQALRVNPQKVDVQLKRVELLRQIGNYTRALKAALNIRQNLFYLIDDVSQKSNLIMDLAISLKSLGRAREAIEIYEDILAQNIRYDDIKRKRELEGEEEPESDSDLDSDDLSDGDDETNGRRRRRRPRRDKYEPEIPFLFNELNNLAELYYYEKDFSKVLTTVRDVARFLNGRKEETWWKEVKTDAEFDERRKKLAKFKLSPYANDDSKFELPIDIRYWLVLSRLELDKDPSEALNHVKILQTFPPLHYSDLYLSIGEALYTHGHYAPALELFEALEGYDEFRDVNLEIFIAKCLFQQKHFDDAERRYIEVIQVQPDNIEALVALAELYGASNRISEARDLIAKVNTLRSTEDQQVATTDQHAQPEVVIEGGEENRYSTPDFINRDPAGLRKPSKYRRLTHIERVQRERDAENLTEDRFRQLKRYDQGRFQGNPAAISEWLRNATGLIYSFKSYRRFFYSEKSKMFSSFEKKYNTGTIEERIEHLSNRITEQELDEDEDDDVSEQAIRDPAKFRNITFEDWFDIFMETALLKARYESPAAAFEVIEIARNATVFHLDPTRVIKINLVDLTCAYITKEFGSANDSMRLFMNSHQIYNDIYRLYGAIFCSGNAATEMFRDVKNQKFFLRQVKAVDSLVQKKDIAGASKIYDKSLVLTQESPVLLLLYGHIMLLGKSYVSCLIYLLRVYALKPKDTLLLLTMGLVHVHRALQRQTTNRHLQIVQGLSYLLEYYDERGKKGIHEQQEADYNMGRIFHLLGLNSFAVEYYNRVLAAPQHQLDPDYDLRSEAAYNLHLIYMISGNPRLARAILDKYLVI